One window from the genome of Mycolicibacterium gadium encodes:
- a CDS encoding alpha/beta fold hydrolase has protein sequence MGEVVGRGELIIMLHGGGPDHYSMRPLADRLADRYRVVLPDIRGYGASRCPDPALHRWDQYVADVIAIMHALDAPSAHLVGAGLGGTIALRTCLQHPRTARSAVVISAEAIEDDADKAADTELMDRFAERARSCGLHAAWALFVPHLQPLIANLVTEAIPRADAHSAAAAAAIGHDRAFAAVEDLRCIDTPTLIIAGDDTRHPTQLAHSLAEVLPRGVIAEASMSYELVDAEDMANAFGPAIEKFLQQT, from the coding sequence ATGGGCGAGGTCGTCGGCCGCGGCGAGCTGATCATCATGCTGCACGGTGGCGGGCCTGATCACTACAGCATGCGGCCACTCGCCGACCGGCTCGCTGATCGGTATCGCGTTGTGCTGCCTGATATTCGAGGGTACGGAGCATCGCGGTGCCCCGACCCGGCGTTGCACCGATGGGATCAGTACGTCGCCGACGTCATCGCGATCATGCACGCGCTCGACGCCCCCTCCGCCCACCTTGTCGGCGCCGGCCTGGGCGGCACAATCGCCTTGCGGACGTGCCTCCAGCACCCCCGCACCGCCCGGTCCGCGGTCGTCATCAGTGCTGAAGCGATTGAGGACGACGCGGACAAAGCCGCAGACACCGAACTGATGGATCGCTTCGCTGAGCGTGCCCGTTCATGCGGTCTGCACGCCGCCTGGGCGCTGTTCGTTCCCCATCTTCAGCCGCTCATCGCCAACCTGGTCACCGAGGCCATTCCGCGCGCTGACGCCCACAGCGCGGCTGCCGCAGCGGCAATCGGTCATGACCGCGCCTTCGCGGCCGTCGAAGACCTCCGGTGCATCGACACTCCGACGCTCATCATCGCCGGCGACGACACCCGTCATCCCACGCAGTTGGCGCACAGCCTCGCCGAAGTCCTTCCACGAGGAGTCATCGCCGAAGCCTCGATGTCCTACGAGCTCGTCGACGCTGAAGACATGGCGAACGCTTTCGGCCCAGCGATCGAAAAATTCCTTCAACAAACGTGA
- a CDS encoding heavy-metal-associated domain-containing protein, protein MSTSTYAVTGMTCGHCELSVREEVGEVAGVEGVEVSAKTGTLVVTSSGPVDDAQILNAVGEAGYSAVRVA, encoded by the coding sequence ATGAGCACGAGCACGTATGCGGTCACAGGGATGACCTGCGGGCATTGCGAGCTGTCGGTGCGCGAGGAGGTCGGCGAGGTCGCCGGTGTTGAGGGCGTTGAGGTCAGCGCTAAGACCGGGACGTTGGTCGTGACGTCCAGCGGTCCCGTCGATGACGCGCAGATCCTCAACGCCGTCGGCGAGGCCGGGTACTCGGCGGTGCGGGTCGCATGA
- a CDS encoding heavy-metal-associated domain-containing protein, with translation MNAAGRLAAFGAALTVAFTAAYVTAAAVVPDAAPAATQALGVDGAAAHRASTEQAPPLAAVSADPPGLSLAADGYVLGSVRAPGAPNDRGTLSFGIVDPGGTPLRDYATVHDKQLHLIVVRSDGQHFAHVHPRLDPATGTWSTPWTWTAAGTYRVFADFQPARASSAKLTLTRTVEVAGAFAPVAPSITRTADEVAGYTVKLDGALTAGVAKQLTATVTRDGRPVTTLQPYLGAYGHLVALREGDLAYLHVHPEGAEPVPGRTGGPAVPFAATAPTAGRYLLYLDFKVDDTVHTATFVVDAAPGGRAQPAPQPSRDAGHAGGH, from the coding sequence ATGAACGCTGCGGGACGGTTGGCTGCGTTCGGTGCCGCACTGACGGTGGCGTTCACGGCTGCGTACGTCACTGCCGCGGCGGTCGTCCCCGACGCCGCGCCTGCCGCTACCCAGGCCCTCGGCGTCGACGGCGCAGCTGCTCACCGTGCGTCGACGGAGCAGGCGCCGCCGTTAGCCGCTGTGTCCGCCGATCCGCCGGGGTTGTCGCTCGCCGCAGACGGATACGTGCTCGGCTCGGTGCGCGCACCCGGTGCGCCCAATGATCGGGGCACGTTGAGCTTCGGCATTGTCGACCCGGGCGGCACACCGTTGCGGGACTACGCGACTGTGCACGACAAGCAGCTGCACCTCATCGTGGTCCGTTCCGACGGCCAGCACTTCGCCCATGTGCACCCCAGGCTGGACCCGGCCACCGGCACGTGGTCCACGCCGTGGACGTGGACGGCCGCCGGCACCTACCGCGTGTTCGCCGACTTCCAGCCGGCCCGGGCCAGCAGCGCCAAACTGACCCTCACCCGCACCGTGGAGGTGGCCGGCGCATTCGCCCCAGTGGCGCCGAGCATCACACGCACCGCGGATGAAGTCGCTGGTTACACCGTGAAACTCGACGGCGCACTCACCGCGGGCGTCGCCAAGCAGCTCACCGCGACAGTCACGCGCGACGGTCGGCCGGTGACGACATTGCAGCCCTACTTGGGGGCCTATGGGCACCTCGTCGCGTTGCGTGAGGGCGACCTGGCGTATCTGCATGTGCACCCGGAGGGAGCCGAGCCGGTCCCTGGCCGCACCGGTGGGCCTGCGGTGCCGTTCGCGGCGACCGCACCTACGGCCGGTCGATACCTGCTCTACCTCGACTTCAAAGTCGACGACACCGTGCACACCGCCACGTTCGTCGTCGACGCCGCCCCCGGCGGCCGAGCTCAGCCCGCGCCGCAACCGTCGCGCGACGCCGGCCATGCCGGCGGGCACTGA
- a CDS encoding heavy metal translocating P-type ATPase — translation MTTSTPVSGPSVELRIGGMTCASCANRIERKLNKLDGVAATVNYATEKATVTVPNGYDPALLIAEVEKSGYTAALPTPRTPPPSDPSVDAPDADGIGDPDLASLRHRLRASTVLTVPVISMAMIPALQFTYWQWASLTLAAPVIVWAAWPFHRAAWANLRHGTATMDTLISLGTVSAFLWSLYALFLGSAGTPGMTHPFEFTLAPSHGAANIYLEVAAGVTTFILAGRYFEKRSKRQAGAALRALLDLGAKDVSVLRDGVETKIAIEQLVVGDEFVVRPGEKIATDGVVVSGTSAVDASMLTGESVPVEVASGDTVVGATVNAGGRLVVRASRVGSDTQLAQMAALVERAQTGKAEVQRLADRISGVFVPIVIAIAVITLGAWLGAGFSVTAAFTAAVAVLVIACPCALGLATPTALLVGTGRGAQMGVLIKGPEVLESTRKVDTVVLDKTGTVTTGKMALVDIIAAPGTERAELLRLAGALENASEHPIAQAVAAAAAEELETLPVPEDFANVEGKGVQGVVDGHAVVVGREALLADWAQHLSPDLSRVKASAEAQGKTVVAVGWDGQARGVLVIADTVKPTSAQAISQMRDIGLTPVLLTGDNEAVARQIAAEVGIDEVIAEVMPEGKVDVIARLQAEGKTVAMVGDGVNDAPALAQADLGLAMGTGTDVAIEASDITLVRGDLRSAVDAIRLSRSTLSTIKTNLFWAFAYNVAAIPVAALGMLNPMLAGAAMAFSSVLVVGNSLRLRGFTTTSNTRD, via the coding sequence ATGACGACATCGACACCGGTGTCCGGCCCCAGCGTGGAACTGCGCATCGGGGGAATGACCTGCGCCTCCTGCGCCAACCGCATCGAGCGCAAGCTCAACAAGCTCGACGGCGTGGCCGCGACAGTCAACTATGCGACGGAGAAGGCCACCGTCACGGTGCCTAACGGCTACGATCCGGCGCTGCTGATCGCGGAGGTGGAAAAGAGCGGCTATACCGCCGCGCTCCCGACACCGCGCACACCGCCGCCATCCGACCCATCCGTCGACGCCCCGGACGCCGACGGTATCGGTGACCCCGACCTGGCCTCGCTGCGACACCGACTGAGGGCCTCGACTGTCCTGACGGTGCCGGTCATCTCGATGGCAATGATCCCGGCGCTGCAGTTCACCTACTGGCAGTGGGCGTCGCTCACGCTGGCCGCACCGGTCATCGTGTGGGCAGCCTGGCCGTTCCACCGGGCCGCCTGGGCCAACCTGCGCCACGGCACCGCGACCATGGACACCCTCATTTCCCTGGGAACCGTCTCGGCGTTCCTGTGGTCGCTGTACGCACTGTTTCTGGGTAGTGCCGGCACGCCGGGCATGACGCATCCCTTCGAGTTCACCTTGGCGCCGTCGCATGGCGCCGCCAACATCTACCTCGAAGTCGCTGCCGGTGTGACCACCTTCATCCTGGCTGGCCGCTACTTCGAAAAGCGGTCAAAGCGCCAAGCCGGGGCCGCGCTGCGGGCCCTGCTCGACCTGGGCGCCAAAGACGTATCCGTCCTGCGCGACGGGGTGGAAACCAAGATTGCCATTGAGCAACTGGTGGTCGGGGATGAGTTCGTCGTGCGCCCGGGGGAGAAGATCGCCACCGATGGCGTGGTGGTGTCCGGTACCTCGGCTGTCGATGCGTCGATGCTGACCGGGGAATCGGTACCCGTGGAAGTCGCTTCCGGCGACACCGTGGTCGGTGCCACCGTCAACGCCGGCGGTCGGCTGGTGGTGCGGGCCAGTCGGGTCGGCTCGGACACACAGCTGGCGCAAATGGCTGCGCTGGTCGAACGCGCTCAGACCGGCAAGGCCGAAGTGCAACGCCTGGCCGATCGGATCTCCGGTGTCTTCGTGCCGATCGTCATCGCGATCGCGGTGATCACCCTCGGTGCCTGGTTGGGCGCGGGGTTTTCGGTGACCGCCGCGTTCACCGCAGCGGTCGCGGTCCTGGTCATCGCGTGCCCCTGCGCACTTGGATTGGCCACCCCCACGGCCCTGCTGGTGGGCACCGGTCGCGGCGCCCAGATGGGTGTGTTGATCAAAGGTCCTGAGGTGTTGGAATCGACCCGCAAGGTCGACACCGTGGTGCTGGACAAGACAGGCACTGTCACCACCGGCAAGATGGCCCTGGTCGACATCATCGCGGCGCCGGGAACCGAACGTGCGGAGCTGCTGCGGCTGGCCGGGGCTCTGGAGAACGCCTCCGAGCACCCCATCGCCCAAGCCGTCGCCGCCGCGGCCGCCGAGGAACTCGAAACCCTGCCTGTCCCTGAAGACTTCGCGAATGTCGAAGGCAAAGGTGTCCAGGGCGTCGTGGACGGACACGCCGTCGTCGTCGGGCGCGAAGCACTGCTGGCCGACTGGGCGCAACACCTGAGTCCGGACCTGTCGCGCGTCAAGGCCAGCGCGGAAGCGCAGGGCAAAACCGTGGTCGCGGTCGGGTGGGATGGGCAGGCTCGCGGCGTGCTCGTCATCGCCGACACCGTGAAACCGACCAGCGCACAAGCGATCTCGCAGATGCGCGACATCGGTCTGACCCCCGTGCTGCTCACCGGTGATAACGAAGCCGTCGCTCGACAGATCGCTGCCGAAGTGGGCATCGACGAGGTGATCGCTGAGGTTATGCCCGAGGGCAAGGTGGACGTCATCGCCCGCCTCCAAGCCGAAGGCAAAACGGTCGCCATGGTCGGCGACGGAGTCAACGACGCGCCCGCGCTGGCCCAGGCCGACCTCGGTCTGGCTATGGGCACCGGCACCGACGTCGCCATCGAGGCCTCCGACATCACCCTGGTGCGCGGTGACCTGCGCAGCGCCGTCGACGCGATCCGGCTGTCCCGCAGCACACTGTCGACGATCAAGACCAACCTGTTTTGGGCGTTCGCCTACAACGTCGCAGCGATACCGGTCGCGGCACTAGGCATGCTCAACCCGATGCTCGCCGGAGCCGCGATGGCGTTCTCCAGTGTCCTCGTGGTGGGCAACAGTCTGCGCCTGCGCGGCTTCACCACCACGTCCAACACCCGCGATTAG
- a CDS encoding YHS domain-containing protein, protein MSDHQLSSSSCCCSGASVEIDTSAIDPTARNLLDLGPQNETTCPVMPGTPVNKTVAEAAGLFRDYRGQRYWFCCKGCGPRFDRDPDKYAGVA, encoded by the coding sequence ATGTCCGACCATCAGTTGTCCTCGTCGAGCTGCTGCTGCAGCGGCGCGTCCGTCGAGATCGACACCTCAGCGATCGACCCGACGGCTAGGAACCTGCTCGACCTCGGCCCGCAGAACGAGACCACCTGCCCCGTGATGCCGGGGACGCCGGTGAACAAGACGGTCGCCGAGGCGGCGGGACTGTTCCGTGACTACCGCGGCCAGCGTTACTGGTTCTGCTGCAAGGGATGTGGACCACGCTTTGATCGCGACCCCGACAAGTATGCCGGCGTCGCGTGA
- a CDS encoding metal-sensitive transcriptional regulator, with amino-acid sequence MTHADDTGHCPTTGSTHHGYITDKVKYLKRLKRIEGQARGISRMIEEERYCIDILTQTDALTKALQGVALALLDDHLRHCVRDAAATGGPAADAKLTEASEAIARLVRS; translated from the coding sequence ATGACCCACGCAGACGACACCGGGCACTGCCCGACAACAGGCTCAACCCATCACGGCTACATCACCGACAAAGTCAAATACCTCAAGCGGTTGAAGCGCATCGAAGGCCAGGCCCGCGGCATCAGCAGAATGATCGAAGAGGAGCGCTACTGCATCGACATCCTCACCCAAACCGACGCGCTCACCAAAGCCCTCCAAGGCGTCGCGCTGGCGCTGCTCGACGACCATCTCCGACACTGCGTCCGCGACGCAGCCGCCACCGGCGGACCGGCCGCCGACGCCAAACTCACCGAAGCCTCCGAAGCCATCGCCCGCTTGGTGCGCTCGTAA
- a CDS encoding heavy metal translocating P-type ATPase, translated as MTHRDDHGVATSHITGHDDHHAHDEHPAPDPDTGHRGHESHSGHGGHGGDHVGQFRKLFWINLIIAIPVVAFSTMFAMLLGYDIPDFPGTRWIAPLLGTVMYVVGGRPFLTGAVSEIRSRKPAMMLLIGLAITVAFLASWGASLGLLHHELEFWWELALLIVIMLLGHWVEMRSLAQTTSALDSLAALLPDEAEKIDGDHTITVSPSDLHVGDLVVVRPGGSIPADGKIVDGRADMDESMVTGESRPVTRTVGDPVTAGTVATDSGLRVEITATGDDTALAGIQRLVTEAQNSSSRAQRLADRAAGWLFWFALVTAAITAAAWTIVGNPDASVVRAITVLVIACPHALGLAIPLVVSIATERAARGGVLIKDRLALEGMRTVDAVLFDKTGTLTKGEPTVTAVETTADYDGDTVLALAAAAETDSEHPLARAIVKAAQDRRLAVPRASGFSSSPAVGVTATVDGHEIRVGGPRLLEEVGAQEIPAATAWRGEGAIILHVIRDGVVLGGLRLADEIRPESREAVDALHKLGVEVVMITGDAEAVANAVGHELGIDRVFAGVRPEDKASKVAALQHEGKKVAMVGDGVNDAPALAQADVGIAIGAGTDVAIASAGVILASSDPRSVLSVIELSRASYRKMKQNLWWGAGYNLISVPLAAGVLAPIGIVLPMSVGAILMSLSTIVVALNAQLLRRLDLTPEASTRAVLNR; from the coding sequence ATGACACACCGCGATGACCACGGCGTCGCAACATCCCACATCACCGGACACGACGACCACCACGCGCACGACGAACACCCTGCACCCGACCCAGACACAGGCCACCGGGGGCATGAAAGTCACAGCGGCCACGGCGGCCATGGCGGTGATCACGTGGGGCAATTCCGCAAGCTGTTCTGGATCAACCTGATCATCGCCATCCCGGTCGTCGCGTTCTCAACCATGTTCGCGATGCTGCTCGGCTACGACATCCCCGACTTCCCCGGCACCCGCTGGATCGCACCCCTGCTGGGGACAGTGATGTACGTCGTCGGCGGCCGCCCGTTCCTCACCGGTGCCGTGAGCGAAATCCGTTCCCGCAAACCAGCAATGATGCTGCTCATCGGACTGGCGATCACCGTCGCCTTCCTCGCGTCCTGGGGCGCCAGCCTGGGCCTGCTCCACCACGAGCTGGAGTTCTGGTGGGAACTGGCCCTGCTCATCGTGATCATGCTGCTCGGCCACTGGGTCGAAATGCGCTCGCTGGCGCAGACCACCTCAGCGCTGGACTCACTGGCCGCACTGCTGCCCGACGAAGCCGAGAAGATCGACGGCGACCACACCATCACCGTCTCGCCGTCCGACCTGCACGTCGGCGACCTCGTTGTCGTCCGACCCGGCGGCAGCATCCCCGCCGACGGCAAGATCGTCGACGGACGCGCCGACATGGACGAATCCATGGTGACCGGCGAATCCCGCCCCGTCACCCGCACCGTCGGAGACCCCGTGACAGCGGGCACCGTCGCCACCGATTCCGGACTCCGGGTCGAAATCACCGCCACCGGCGACGACACCGCCCTGGCAGGCATCCAACGCCTGGTCACCGAAGCGCAGAACTCGTCGTCGCGTGCCCAGCGCCTCGCCGACCGCGCCGCCGGCTGGCTGTTCTGGTTCGCCCTTGTCACCGCTGCCATCACCGCGGCAGCATGGACGATCGTCGGCAACCCCGACGCCTCGGTCGTACGAGCGATCACCGTGCTCGTCATCGCCTGCCCCCACGCCCTTGGCCTGGCGATACCACTGGTCGTGTCGATCGCCACCGAACGCGCCGCCAGAGGCGGCGTCTTGATCAAAGACCGCCTAGCCCTGGAAGGGATGCGCACCGTCGACGCCGTGCTATTCGACAAAACCGGCACCCTGACCAAAGGCGAACCCACCGTCACCGCCGTCGAGACCACCGCAGACTACGACGGCGACACCGTGCTCGCGCTCGCCGCCGCCGCCGAAACTGACAGTGAACATCCCTTAGCGCGCGCGATCGTGAAAGCCGCGCAGGACCGGCGTCTGGCCGTGCCCCGCGCCAGCGGCTTCTCGTCCTCTCCCGCCGTCGGTGTGACCGCCACAGTCGACGGGCACGAAATCCGCGTGGGCGGCCCCCGCCTACTCGAAGAAGTTGGCGCCCAGGAGATCCCTGCGGCCACCGCGTGGCGCGGCGAAGGCGCCATCATCTTGCACGTCATCCGCGACGGGGTGGTGCTCGGCGGCCTGCGTCTGGCCGACGAGATCCGCCCGGAATCGCGCGAAGCCGTCGATGCGCTGCACAAGCTCGGCGTCGAAGTCGTCATGATCACCGGCGACGCCGAAGCCGTCGCCAACGCGGTCGGCCACGAACTCGGCATCGACCGGGTGTTCGCCGGGGTGCGCCCCGAAGACAAGGCATCGAAAGTGGCTGCGCTGCAACATGAAGGCAAAAAGGTTGCCATGGTCGGCGATGGAGTCAACGACGCCCCCGCCTTGGCGCAAGCCGACGTCGGCATCGCGATCGGCGCGGGCACCGACGTCGCCATCGCCTCTGCTGGCGTCATCCTGGCCAGTTCCGACCCCCGCTCGGTGCTGTCGGTGATCGAACTGTCCCGCGCCAGCTACCGCAAGATGAAACAGAATCTCTGGTGGGGCGCCGGATACAACCTCATCTCCGTGCCCCTGGCTGCCGGTGTCCTGGCACCCATCGGCATCGTGCTGCCCATGTCGGTCGGCGCCATCCTCATGTCACTGTCGACGATCGTCGTAGCGCTCAACGCGCAACTTCTGCGCCGCCTCGACCTGACGCCCGAGGCCAGCACCCGTGCCGTCCTCAACCGTTAG